The genomic interval TGAGGCGCTGCGCACACGGGAAGCTGTAAAGGTTAATGGTGACATCTAGCGGCAGATAAGTATACATGCATCAAAGTcaattatatttagtttttaaacatATTACTTCTCTCACATAAAGCCAAATAATTTCtgtaaacaatttaaaaacaatgtcttaacatttttaaactgaAATCTTTACTTTTGTTTGGGTTGTTTTTCTACAGTAAAGCAAATAAGCCATGTTATGTTGTACATGGGGTGCTGCATTTGCAGACAATACTCGGTGTGTGAGAAATGTTATCTATTATTAATCTATTGTATAATAATGTTCTCCAAAAATAGAGAAATGTTAGGCTTTcataacacatttcattttacatacatttacatttaatggGACGTTTTGTCACAGTACTTCTCTAATAATATCAAGTAAACAGCAGAGGGTGATAGTGATCTGTTTTACTTTAGCTGAAGCAAGGATGTCACAGTGAAGACAACACTTTTTCTGAGcataaatcctcaatataatatgataaatataatataatcatataataacataaattcAAGGTACAAGctgcaaaacaaagagacaacataATTGATTAAATGATATCCAGCCTGTATGGAAATCaatcaaaacaaatatcaaaatcCATAacttttctttacatgtgaaaactgtactaAATGATCACCACACTTTCGTTGGTATATTCAGACAGGAGAATTACTTTCATGCTTGTGATGGATGTTTATACATACCTTAGATGTGAAAACTGTAAATAACATCATACTGTACAGTACCAACCTTATACATCCAAACACTGAAATGCACAATTGACAGTCAATAATTATGATCTATGTGACAAACTATGATTCACAGTTTATCTTCATCTGCTGAAACTGTGTAATTTATGGGTTTGATTTTGAATATTGCCATCCATAGTTTTGGCACATTGTTCATCCCCATCCTTCCGTGGGTATAAGCTTGTCACTGGCCAGCACGAAGGACAGATGATAGGGGAGTAGTATGTCGCCTTGGGCAGAGAATCCTGCTAAAGGCCCTGCGGAAGCTACTGTGGCAAAGCGGATACAGGAATGGGTTAATAGCAGCGTTGAGCCACAGGAGCCAGAAGGTGACCTCGTACCAGTGATGCTGGATGCACCGCCCTCTGCAGGCAGCACGGATGATCATCAGTAGGGTGTACGGTGCCCAGCAgatggcaaacacacacactatgatgGCCAGGGACTTAGCAATTTTCTTATCCCTGGACAGACGGCTAGGGTGGGCAGCCCTGCTGGTTGACGGATCTAGTTTACCCAAACTGGGAGAGCCGGTCTGGGAGTGGATAGTACCTCTTACAGCCAGTTTCACCCCAACCCCCGGGTTTTGGGACAGGGAGGTACCTTTTCCCTGGGCAGAGGCGGTTTTGCCCAGTTGAAGGTGGAGCTGGGCCTCCCTGCTGTGGAGCCTCCTCCTGCGAATACTGAGGTAAATGCTGAGGTTGAAGAAAGCCACAGAGatgaaaggggaaaaaaactcCAGCATGGAGGCACTCAGCAGGAAGTACCAAGAGTAATAGAACTCCGCAAAGCACTCATCCTTTGGCACGCGGCTTCTGCCCACCACCAGCTCCCAGAATATGATAGCTGGGCCATACAGGACAAAGGCTAGCACCCAGACAGCAATCATCCTGATTATGGTTTGATGAGTCATGCCCTGTCTGGCACGGTAACTTACCTAGAGTAAATATAAGCAGAAATCACATCAATATTATGAGTGATATTGTCAGTGTGGGCTCACACAATTGTATGTGTATTTTCTGCATTCTACCATTATTGTATAAATAGGGTCAAAATTACAATGTATTCTCGTAAAGTACACTTCTTTAACCGTAACAGCAAAGAGCAAAAACACAGtgtaaaaaagtacatttacaactaaacatccagcaaaatattacttaaatgttttaaatgtaaaaatataatgcAGGCAGAATGACCTCTGTTAGTGTAATATAATCATTTGTTCTAAAATGGGATTGTCATTCGTGATGCGTTCATGTGTAAGCATCATTTTAAAGTTGCAGCAGGTTGGGATGGAGCTAAAATACAGGAATTGTTACAAACTGTTATGTAGTATAGTCtctaacaatgcatcatattttataagctgAGCCATGTTTTTTATGCAAAATATGTATCTGCAAAATAGTGCTGTAATtgctgtcaaataaattaagtggagtaaaaagcacAACATTTGCTTCGGTAGCAGAAAGTAGAAGTAATCAAGAAGAGTACAAGTACCCTAAATGTCTACTTAAAACATCCATTAAAGCAGTGAAAACCTGAAAACCCGGGGAGACTGATGAGCCCACAACTGAGAATTGTGCAATATAATTATCAAGCTAATAACATTGAAACATATCTTTTGACAGATACATCATTATCTTCTTGggaaataacataacatttt from Cottoperca gobio chromosome 17, fCotGob3.1, whole genome shotgun sequence carries:
- the LOC115022006 gene encoding histamine H3 receptor-like — protein: MFVILMVMMVTLVVVIVLGNALVILAFKVDKSLRTQCNYYFLNLAISDFLVGAFCIPVYMPYILTGRWTLGQGLCKLWLVMDYLLCSASVFNIVLISYDRFLSVTRAVSYRARQGMTHQTIIRMIAVWVLAFVLYGPAIIFWELVVGRSRVPKDECFAEFYYSWYFLLSASMLEFFSPFISVAFFNLSIYLSIRRRRLHSREAQLHLQLGKTASAQGKGTSLSQNPGVGVKLAVRGTIHSQTGSPSLGKLDPSTSRAAHPSRLSRDKKIAKSLAIIVCVFAICWAPYTLLMIIRAACRGRCIQHHWYEVTFWLLWLNAAINPFLYPLCHSSFRRAFSRILCPRRHTTPLSSVLRAGQ